A stretch of DNA from Halodesulfovibrio sp. MK-HDV:
TACAGATGCAGTTATTGTGGAGTTGGACTCGGGGAGTGTTGTTACTACAGCCAAAAGCCCCACAACGCACTATGACATCCAAAAAGGCATTCAGGCGGTTGTTGAAAAGGTGTTGGCAGCATCTAACATTAATCCGGCTGATATTATCAGAACATGCGTTTCCACCACGTTAGCAACTAACGCATTAGTGGAAAACAAAGGCGCAGACGTAGCACTTTTCGTCATTGGCTTTAACCAGCGGTTGGAAGTCCCTGCTGTTGCCGCTCGCTTTGTCCCCGGTGGCCACACCATTAAAGGGGAAGAAGTTAAGCCACTAGGCATTCAATACATTGTCGACGGGGTAAATGAATTAAAAAACGACGTAGAAGCATGGGCAGTATGCAGTTCTATGGCGTTTATAAATCCTATACACGAACTGGTTGCAGCAAAAGCCGTTAAGCTGGTGAGTGATGCCCCTGTGTTCTGTTCGCACGAGGCAAGCTCCCGTGCTGGCATGAAAGAGCGTGCATCCACCGCATGTCTTAATGCGCAGCTTCTACCAGTTATGCAAAAATTTCTTTCCGGCATACGTAACGCACTTTCCGCCTGCGGCATTACAGGCGAAGTACTCGTAGTACGGGGTGACGCAACAGCGATGCATATGCAAGAAGCACTTATGCACGCTGCATCAACAATTGCCAGCGGCCCTGCAGCAACAGCATTGTTCGGTGCAAAAACTACCAACACAACCGATGCCCTCATCCTCGATGTAGGCGGCACTACAACAGACATAACGCTCATTAAAGATGGTAAGCCAGTGGTAGATACCGCGGGCATGTCTATTGGCAAATGGGAAACCCACGTAGAAGCAGTGGAAATGTTTACTGTAGGAATCGGTGGCGACAGCCTCGTGCAGCTTGCACAAGGTAAACCAATGCAGGTAGGCCCTGCACGGGTAACGCCAATCTGTATGACGCGGGATATCCCCGCTCCCGAATCTTGGATAGGACAAGGCAAGATCTCACGCTGCATCACAATGGCACCGGATCTCACGCCAGAAATCATCAAAGAGTCTGCACTACTCACATGTCTTGCAGAACATGGCTCTATGACGCCTCAGGCGCTATTAAAGCACCTAAGCATTGCCGAAATAACCTTCGAGCAAGAGCTGACCAAACTGCTTCACAAACAACACATCATAGAAGTAGGCTTTACTCCGACAGATGCACTGCACGTTCTTAAAAAGCTCGACATCGGCGACTACACCAGTGCCCTCAACGCCGCTCAAGTATTGGCAGACATAGAAGGCTGCACTGCAAAAGAATTCGCAGACGCGTAATCACACAAGCAGAACGCATCATCGAAGAAACAGTACTGCGGCACCTTTCCAAACGTGAAATAGGCGGCAATCTCGCCGGTTATCTCGCAAACAGAGAAGAAAACAAGCTGCTACAAATTTCTGTATCACTCAACGTACCAATGATCGGAATAGGTGCAGCCGCACCATATTTGCTCACAAACGTTGCAAAACGACTGAATACAACCATAGCTTTCCCCGACCATTTCGCCGTGGGCAACGCTCTTGGTTCCGTATTCATGGCAGAGCGCAACTGCTAAGTCTTGCAACGTCATCTGATAGAAAAAGGAACATGTCATGGAACATAAAGAACAAAGTTTTGAAGCTGTAATTGAAGTTGGAAGCGAATGTGAAGATTGCACGATCGTGCACGGCTGGCTTTACGACGGCACCAAATGGGTGCTGCACGCATGGGGTGAAACCAGTGACGCAGTGTACGATCTCACAGAATCTCGCGAGCCTCAGCATCGTGAGGAGTACTACAAAGCTCACGGCGTGACCGAAGAACGACTCCGTCGATATACACGCATAGAATTCTTCACGCTCCTCGGGGACACCAAGTCCTTCGGCCCTTACGACAAAGAGCTTTTCTTTGCGACTGAATCGGATGTTGATCCGTTAGGAAAATAAGTTTCAATAAGCTGTAATAAGTTTTTTTGGCCTCTGGCGGGTCTTCGACGAGCCTCCGGCGGCTTAAGAACCTCTTGCAAGAGGTTCTTAAGAATCTCCAGAAACCTTTATTATGCGATTAATGCCCGTTGATAGATTTCTCACGCGGCTTGATCCGACTGACTTGAATAGCAAAAAGGGCTGTCCTTCATATGAAGGACAGCCCTTTTTTATTTTATGAAAGGTAGTGAGGTATAAGCCGCGAGGCTACGTAAAAAACGTGCTCACCTCGCATAATAAAAGTTTTGGAAGGGGGTCTGGGGGAAACTTTTTCCAAAAAGTTTCAGCCCAGCCGCCGAAGGCTCGTCGAAGACCCGCCAGAGGCGAAAACTCCACTACACCCAAAACAGCCCAACTACGCTCTACCGGTACCACGAAGCTGACGCTTGTCACCGATACGCATGGTAAGACGCACGCGGTCAAAATATTCGAGTAACGGGATTGCGTACTTGCGTGAAAGCCCTGCGGTTTCGCGCAGCTGTCCGGGCCCCATGTCGTCATGGTTGGAAAGATACTCGCATACCATTTCTTTTACTTTTTCCAGCGCTGGCGCGTGATAGTAAAGTGTATCCTTCACTTTTACCATCTCGCCTTTCTCTTCCATAAGCTTGAGTACTGGGACTGCTTCTTTGACTTCCACACCGAGCGGTTCGAGAACCTCTTTGAGGTTTGGAGGAGTAATTCCGCCCTTTTCGTATGCTTCAAGGATGGTTTTACGTAAGCCTTCCTGATCCGCTGCCATGGATACTTTGTGCGCTGGTAAACGCAGAACATCACCGTCTACAATGATGGATTTGGCTTTAATAAGACGCTCAACAAGAAAATGTACAAGCTTAGGTGAAAGCTTTTTACCCCAACCGGATGCAAGCATACCGCGGGAAAGACCAGCTTTCATCGGTTCGTTTTTATGGAACGCAGCCATAAATTCAATACAGCTTTCTGAAAGTTCTGTAAGAATTTTTCCTGCTATGTACTGGCGCTCTTCCTTGTCGAAACAAAGCGCTTCTTGCTTTCCACCCAAGAGGTTAAGACTTTTTTCAAGCTTCTTGGTTTCGATATCTGTAAAAATGCAAAGACGAGTGAAAGATAACCCTTTTTCTGCTGCCATTGCTAGATGCAGACGGACTCTGTCGTCCGGCTCAGCCTTTGGAAGCTCTTGCAGACTGTTCCATATGACTTCGTAATGCGGATTCTTTTTGCGAAGGCGTTCAGCTTCTGGATGTAGTAATTTACCACCACCCGCGGTACGCAACGGTGAGAAAGAACGAACAACACAACGATCGTTTGCTACGCCCACCATTGGCTCTGGGAAACGGACTTCACAAATGGCGGTTTCACCCGGCATGAGTTTGTCACGATCAGGAAAATAAAGACGTGCTAAAACGTCGCGAGCACCGTGGTGAAAATGGATTTCTGTACGATTTTTGAGCGGTGATGGTGACGACGAGAGACATGTGAGCTCAATGTGCCATGTATCGGAAGGGAACAGCGTATCAGGCCGTGCAAGCACATCGCCCCTATGTACGTCTGACACTTCTATACCGGCTATATTGATTGCAGTACGCTTGCCTGCCGGAGCCTTTTCAACAGCGCTGCCATGACTTTGCAGTCCGCGAACCTTACCCATGAAATCATGTGGGTAAAAACGTACTTCGTCGCCAATATTGAGAGAGCCGGAAACCATGGTTCCGGTCACAACGGTGCCATGACCACGCATAGTAAACGATCTGTCTACTGGCATACGGAACAAGTCAGAACGGCGCTGCGGTACTAACTCTTTCTCCATCTTGGCAATATGCGCGCGGACGGTATCAAGCCCGTCGCCCGTTTGCGAGGATACTGGAAAAATTGGAGCGTCTTCAAGGAACGAGCCCTGCAAAAACGCTTTAACGTCTTCCTGCACCAACTCAAGCCATTCTTCGTCCACCATGTCTGTTTTGGTAAGCGCAACAAAGCCTGTCGGGATACCAAGGAGAGAACAAATTTCCAGATGCTCACGGGTCTGCGGCATTACGCCTTCGTCCGCTGCAATAACCAGCATCACAAAATCAATGCCGGATGCACCTGCAACCATGTTCTTAACAAATTTTTCGTGCCCCGGAACGTCCACAATCCCCATCTTGCCGCCATCCGGCAAATCGAAGAAAGCAAAGCCTAACTCAATGGTTATCCCGCGCTTTTTCTCTTCTTCCAGTCTGTCACAATCGATTCCGGTGAGGGTTTTTACAAGCGTGGTCTTACCATGATCAACATGTCCGGCAGTGCCCATTACAACAGGCATAGATACTCCTTGGCATAATTCCTAACTGATGCTGCTACACAGAGTGTTTATCCGTTAACAGCAACGCATCGTACAGTGTAGTGCCCTCATCGACGACATCTGCCGCCAAGAGGATTGTATGTTGTATTGGAAAAAACCCAACTCCTCAACTATTCCCCGCTCATAGAAGATCTCACACAATCATGTTACATATCATACAACACATTCAACAGCTTACAAACATACGAGGACATCATGGAACTACTTGAAATACGCACATCCACCCGTGAAGAACTCATTGATATTACATCCAGAGTGCAAACGCTCGTTAGCGAAAACAACTGGCAGGATGGCGCATTGCTGCTCTTTTGCCCGCACACAACCGGCGCTGTAACCGTCAACGAAGGTGCAGACCCAGACGTTGCCCGTGACATAACAGTTAACATGCGGCATCTGGTGCCACACAAAGGTGACTACCAGCACATGGAAGGCAACAGCGATGCACACATAAAAGCAAGCATGTTCGGGCCCGATCAGATGCTAATAGTCGAAAATGGTCGAGTTCAACTCGGAACATGGCAGGCGATCTATTTCTGCGAATTTGACGGAGCGCGCAATCGCAAGCTTTGGGCTAAATTTATTGGGTAACGGCTAAGAGTTTAGAAGACAGGGAGTTGCCTCCGGCGGCTGGGCTGAAAACTGTTTCACTGTCTTTATCCGTAATCCCTCGTACCTCGAGAACGGCTAAAGCTTGCAAGTTTCCCCCCAGACCCCCTTTCAAACTTTTTATTATACGACAAACGCCCGTTGATAAGTTTCTCACGCGGCTTAACGATACTGACTCGAATAATAAAAAAAGCTGCCCTTTAAACAAAGGACAGCTTTTTTGCTATTTACTTCAGCAAAATTACGCTCGGTGTAAATTTTGTTGTGCTATTCGGCAAGAGTAAATGCTGTCGAAATCTTGCGTCTCTACAGCGTTACGTGATGAATTTTTTGAAATTTACGATCCACCGTACGTGTATATCTCACAGAAGACTTTCCGAACATGAGCACATATGCGGCATGGTGATCTTCGGGAATACCGAGAAGCTCTTTATAGTCAGGTACAAAATGCATAAACGCTTGCAGTGCAAACCCGCACCAAAGGCTACCGAGACCAGCGTTTGTTGCTGCGAGATCAAAGTGTGTGAGCGCTATGGCGATATCAACCATTGGTGATGAACCAGCTGTCGGTGAAGACACAACAAGCATGTGCGGTGCTTTTCTAAAGACGATGTCGCCCCCTCCAGCATGCACTTTATCAAAGGCATTAAAGTGCGCCAGTTCTTTAGGGACTCGATGCTCTCTGACTGCTGTAGCAATATGCCCATAGGCATGGTCTGAAATTTTCTGCATGACTTTTATATCGTCCACAACGGTGAACTGTAGCGGCATGGCATTCTTAGCTGTCGGGGCATTTGCGGCAAGATTAATGAGCCTGTCGATAAGAGCTTTTTCAACATTTTCTTGCTTAAAACGACGTACTGAACGACGTCCGCGCATAAGCGTTTCAAGCTGCTTTTCGGATGGCAGATTACCTTTAATCTGCACACAGTCTTCCGGCTCTACATTTAACATAGAAATGGCTGCTGTAGGACAGATGGCAAGACAGTGCAGACATCGTAAACAACGCTCTTCGCGGGAAGGAGCGATAGTTGGATATTCACCTTCAAAACGAATAATTGATGCCGGGCAGTCTGTTACACATTGATTGCACTGAATGCACTTTTCGGTATCAACCTTAAAATCTAGCATATTTGCTCCTTACGTCACAGTGGTGAATGGTGCTGCCTCTATGAAAAAAGTCAAGAAATCTGCATGAATTCATACGTAGAGGTGTCATGTATAGATACGTGACGCATAATTGATGCACAATACTGTAAAAAAGATTGAGGATAAAGAACGATATTTTTGATCGATATTATTCTGACAAAAAGACACCTAATTTGAACGGGATATATGTTGAATTGCATACTGTGGTCACAATGCAGCAAAGCTGTAACAAAGCTGTCACATAAAATGTCTATCTAGAGCACGGCTCGAGGAGCAGGCAAGTGTGTCTGAACAGGTCGGGTCGATCACCTAGATATCCGTTATGGAGCATGTATGCCTGAGATGACTTACTCTCCGGAAACGACGCATGAAGCGTCTTCTGTGACTGACCCAGACAAAATAAACCTGAAGAGCATTGGCCGCTGGTTCGCTATCGCTGCCCTTATTTACTGTATGTTACTTGCAGTAGGCATGATTGGCGCAGGTTTTAAAACTGCCACAGCAGGACAGGCGAAATCATTATTTGCTTTCGCATCCAACCCATTCCTCGGACTCATCATCGGTACAGTTTGTACCGCTCTTATCCAGTCTTCAAGTACTGTGACATCTATTATTGTTGGCCTTGTTGCCGGTGGCCTTCCGGTATCACTCGCAATTCCAATGATCATGGGCGCAAACATCGGTACAACCATTACCAATACTATTGTCAGCGCTGGACACATGCGATGCAGCACAGAATTTAAACGTGCTTTTTCTGCCGCAACCGTGCATGACTTTTTCAATTTGATGGCGGTAATAATATTCTTACCGTTAGAAATATTCACCGGATTTTTACAAAAAACAAGCTTGGCGATTGCTTCCATGTTCGTGGGTGGCAGCTCAATGAGTATCAAAGGCATCAACTTTATTAAGCCGATTACCAAACCGATTATTGGTACTCTTAAAAGCATGCTTGGTAGTTTTTCACCGGAAGTTCAAGGCGTACTTCTTGCGATTCTCGGTATCGGGTTAATTTTCTGCGCAATCACCATGATGGGCAAACTGCTCAAGAGACTCATGGTCGGTCGTGCTAAAAACATGCTCCACACTGCTATCGGCCGCGGCCCATTTGCAGGCATAACTTCCGGAATGCTCATCACTATCCTTGTACAATCTTCTTCTACAACAACAAGCCTTATGATCCCGCTTGTTGGCTCCGGCATCTTCAGTATGCGTCAAGTGTACCCGTTCACTCTGGGAAGCAACATCGGCACTTGCGTAACTGCCCTGCTTGCGGCAACCGCAGTTATTGGTGGCAATAGCCTGTTTGCTCTTCAGATTGCCTTTGTACATTTGATTTTCAATATTTCCGGCGTACTGTTTATTTACGGAATTCCATTTTTACGCGAAATTCCTCCACGCTGTGCGGAATGGCTTGCAGACTACGCAGGACGCAAAAAGCGTTATGCAGCGTGTTATGTGCTTGGCGTATTCTTCTTACTTCCGGCTACATGCATTATTCTCGCTCAGTAAAACTGAGTGGTTTATTAGAGCTAATTAGAAATAAATATTAGCCTCAAACTATGTAGTAATTTTAAAATAAAGATCGCCTTTTCAGAATGTTAGTAAAAATACCGCAGGAAGATGTTCTTCAAAACATCCTGCGGTATTTTTTTCACTACTTTGTACTTCCCAAATAAAAAGGATCACTTTACAGTCACACTGAAACCGTTTACAGAATTGGTTCAGATAATTTCTACTAATTTACTCAAGATGAGTGAAGGTAGAGTGTTCACTGCATTTAAACAGTGTAACCGCTTCCGGAAAATAACTGATAGATGATGGTACCCCCGTATCAACTTCTATCGCAGTTTGCCGGATGAATCTGACATAAACATCATCTGGTAAAGGTCGTTTTTTTAACGACTTAGCGCTGCGTGTTGCAAATTCTTCGGTAGCATTCAATGGGCGAAATGCTGCCGGAGCTTCTCAAAAGAGTCCGGGGTTCAGCCGATGGTTACTTGTTCTGAACTCCGGACTCTTTTGCGTTCAACATTTGAGATCCACGACATTGAATAATAAAAAAGGTCGATTTTGTTTACGGACAAGCCACCATCGCGGTGTTGCCGGTAAACAAAATCGACCTTTTCGTATGTATAGAAAGAAAAAACGCTATGGCTTTTTATGCACCACAAGCACATTGCACGGAGACTGCTTAAGCACACGGGTTGTAACGCTGCCGAGCAGAATGGATGCAAGCGGGTTTGTTCCGCGTGGAGCCATAATAATAAGGTCCACTTTCTCTTTTTCCGCCATTTTTGCAATCTCTTCGCTCGGTGAGTTGTCAATAACACGCTCAATGTACGTAACCTCAGACTTATCAAGCAACTCGCGTACAGGCGTGAGCACCTGATTCGCATATTCAAGCGATTCCACAGAAAAATCTTTAAACTGCTTCAAGTTTTGAAATGTTTCGCTGCAATAGAGCAATATAATTTCTGCGCTAAATTTTTTTGCCAGATCAATAGCTTCTGCAGCAGCATTGAGAGAATATTCCGATCCATCTACCGGCAACAATATTTTTTTTACTTCCATATACTACTCCCATGTAACAGCAGAGTTTATGCGAATAATCATCAATGCCAAAGCTCTTTATATTCGCTACCAAAAAGCACGTTAGGGTCTGTATTTTAAATAAAAACAAACCTCTTATATTGTATATACCAACTTAGAATGGTTTTTTGCAACATTTTTCTAAGCATAGCTTGCTAAACAATGTGTAGCAATTGGATAAAAAAGATATAATGAACATATATACGAAAAGACTAATTCTCATAGTTAAATGAGAATTAGTCTTTTGAAACAGGAAAACCAATGGATTCCTGAGTAGGGATGTACTGTATATCCCCATGCACTCTTTGGCGTAATTGAGTAAACATGGATGATGCGTTTATACAGTGCATTGTTCATGTAATTTTTTTTGATAAAATAAGTAGTATGTATAGGAATAGACAAATTCTATTTCCAAGTAAACAAAATGAAAAATATCACAAGAAAACATCCATAATCTCATGTTTTCAACAATATCAACGCTTACAATTAGGTCATTTAATATTCATAATACTGGATAGTTGCACACAAAAAAGCCCGTCTCAAA
This window harbors:
- a CDS encoding hydantoinase/oxoprolinase family protein is translated as MGSNKRYCIGIDTGGTYTDAVIVELDSGSVVTTAKSPTTHYDIQKGIQAVVEKVLAASNINPADIIRTCVSTTLATNALVENKGADVALFVIGFNQRLEVPAVAARFVPGGHTIKGEEVKPLGIQYIVDGVNELKNDVEAWAVCSSMAFINPIHELVAAKAVKLVSDAPVFCSHEASSRAGMKERASTACLNAQLLPVMQKFLSGIRNALSACGITGEVLVVRGDATAMHMQEALMHAASTIASGPAATALFGAKTTNTTDALILDVGGTTTDITLIKDGKPVVDTAGMSIGKWETHVEAVEMFTVGIGGDSLVQLAQGKPMQVGPARVTPICMTRDIPAPESWIGQGKISRCITMAPDLTPEIIKESALLTCLAEHGSMTPQALLKHLSIAEITFEQELTKLLHKQHIIEVGFTPTDALHVLKKLDIGDYTSALNAAQVLADIEGCTAKEFADA
- the selB gene encoding selenocysteine-specific translation elongation factor, which encodes MPVVMGTAGHVDHGKTTLVKTLTGIDCDRLEEEKKRGITIELGFAFFDLPDGGKMGIVDVPGHEKFVKNMVAGASGIDFVMLVIAADEGVMPQTREHLEICSLLGIPTGFVALTKTDMVDEEWLELVQEDVKAFLQGSFLEDAPIFPVSSQTGDGLDTVRAHIAKMEKELVPQRRSDLFRMPVDRSFTMRGHGTVVTGTMVSGSLNIGDEVRFYPHDFMGKVRGLQSHGSAVEKAPAGKRTAINIAGIEVSDVHRGDVLARPDTLFPSDTWHIELTCLSSSPSPLKNRTEIHFHHGARDVLARLYFPDRDKLMPGETAICEVRFPEPMVGVANDRCVVRSFSPLRTAGGGKLLHPEAERLRKKNPHYEVIWNSLQELPKAEPDDRVRLHLAMAAEKGLSFTRLCIFTDIETKKLEKSLNLLGGKQEALCFDKEERQYIAGKILTELSESCIEFMAAFHKNEPMKAGLSRGMLASGWGKKLSPKLVHFLVERLIKAKSIIVDGDVLRLPAHKVSMAADQEGLRKTILEAYEKGGITPPNLKEVLEPLGVEVKEAVPVLKLMEEKGEMVKVKDTLYYHAPALEKVKEMVCEYLSNHDDMGPGQLRETAGLSRKYAIPLLEYFDRVRLTMRIGDKRQLRGTGRA
- a CDS encoding secondary thiamine-phosphate synthase enzyme YjbQ, with translation MELLEIRTSTREELIDITSRVQTLVSENNWQDGALLLFCPHTTGAVTVNEGADPDVARDITVNMRHLVPHKGDYQHMEGNSDAHIKASMFGPDQMLIVENGRVQLGTWQAIYFCEFDGARNRKLWAKFIG
- a CDS encoding nitroreductase family protein: MLDFKVDTEKCIQCNQCVTDCPASIIRFEGEYPTIAPSREERCLRCLHCLAICPTAAISMLNVEPEDCVQIKGNLPSEKQLETLMRGRRSVRRFKQENVEKALIDRLINLAANAPTAKNAMPLQFTVVDDIKVMQKISDHAYGHIATAVREHRVPKELAHFNAFDKVHAGGGDIVFRKAPHMLVVSSPTAGSSPMVDIAIALTHFDLAATNAGLGSLWCGFALQAFMHFVPDYKELLGIPEDHHAAYVLMFGKSSVRYTRTVDRKFQKIHHVTL
- a CDS encoding Na/Pi symporter codes for the protein MPEMTYSPETTHEASSVTDPDKINLKSIGRWFAIAALIYCMLLAVGMIGAGFKTATAGQAKSLFAFASNPFLGLIIGTVCTALIQSSSTVTSIIVGLVAGGLPVSLAIPMIMGANIGTTITNTIVSAGHMRCSTEFKRAFSAATVHDFFNLMAVIIFLPLEIFTGFLQKTSLAIASMFVGGSSMSIKGINFIKPITKPIIGTLKSMLGSFSPEVQGVLLAILGIGLIFCAITMMGKLLKRLMVGRAKNMLHTAIGRGPFAGITSGMLITILVQSSSTTTSLMIPLVGSGIFSMRQVYPFTLGSNIGTCVTALLAATAVIGGNSLFALQIAFVHLIFNISGVLFIYGIPFLREIPPRCAEWLADYAGRKKRYAACYVLGVFFLLPATCIILAQ
- a CDS encoding universal stress protein; protein product: MEVKKILLPVDGSEYSLNAAAEAIDLAKKFSAEIILLYCSETFQNLKQFKDFSVESLEYANQVLTPVRELLDKSEVTYIERVIDNSPSEEIAKMAEKEKVDLIIMAPRGTNPLASILLGSVTTRVLKQSPCNVLVVHKKP